A region of Drosophila virilis strain 15010-1051.87 unplaced genomic scaffold, Dvir_AGI_RSII-ME tig00002137, whole genome shotgun sequence DNA encodes the following proteins:
- the LOC138911705 gene encoding uncharacterized protein: MLYHAEEQPNHTSSWRCILPDLQRFSKLEKLRAVQLCVLDFLRNITKKVRLDAGLDLQKTLLLKRSNEMDVFFIRICQEEEFYSEITCLRSGRRLTDRKSLLFKCFAYVDDSGILRIKGRIDNIEGVEVCVKRPIILPRRHQLTYLLVEFYHRRYHHLHNEIVVNELRQRFWVCGLRALVREVSNTCPACRIRRARPKPPAMGDLPIERLSPYTPPFTYTGVDYFGPYDIVVGRRREKHWGVLFTCLTVRAVHLDIATSFSTHFYVF; the protein is encoded by the coding sequence CAATCACACGTCGTCCTGGAGATGTATTCTGCCGGATCTGCAGCGTTTCAGCAAGCTAGAAAAATTGAGAGCCGTACAGCTATGCGTACTGGATTTCCTACGGAATATTACTAAGAAGGTCAGATTGGACGCAGGACTGGATCTGCAGAAGACGCTGCTCCTTAAAAGAAGCAATGAAATGGATGTGTTTTTTATCCGGATTTGTCAAGAAGAGGAGTTTTATAGTGAGATCACCTGCTTAAGATCGGGGCGCCGCTTAACCGATCGCAAAAGCTTGCTGTTTAAGTGCTTCGCTTATGTGGATGACTCGGGCATTCTACGTATTAAAGGACGGATAGACAATATAGAAGGAGTCGAAGTCTGCGTAAAACGCCCGATAATTCTGCCAAGACGACATCAATTGACGTATCTGCTGGTTGAGTTTTATCACCGCAGATATCATCACCTACACAACGAAATCGTCGTAAATGAACTGCGGCAGCGGTTCTGGGTTTGTGGCTTACGAGCTTTGGTGAGAGAAGTTTCCAATACCTGCCCAGCGTGCCGCATACGACGCGCCCGCCCAAAGCCGCCAGCGATGGGCGACCTGCCAATCGAACGATTATCGCCTTATACTCCACCGTTCACATATACTGGAGTGGATTACTTCGGCCCCTACGACATTGTCGTTGGTCGGCGTCGTGAGAAGCACTGGGGCGTGCTATTTACATGCCTCACGGTGCGCGCCGTTCACCTGGATATAGCTACGTCGTTCTCAACTCATTTTTATGTGTTCTGA